ACACCAGCACGGCGGTGCTGGCCAGCGACAGAACCTTGGCGGTGACGCTGCCCAGCAGCAGGCGCGAGAGGCCGCTGCGGCCGTGGCTGCCGATGAAGATCAGATCGCAGCCGGCGTCGGCGGCGGCTTGCACGATGCCGTCGGCAACGTTGAAGTTCGACACGGCGCGCGACTCGGACTTCACGCCGGCGGTGTCGGCGCGGTCGGTGATCTGCTTGAGGTACTTGTCGGCCTGCTCGGCGGAGGCCTTTTCGTAGTCTTCGTCGGTGATGGCGTAGGCGGCAGCCATGCCGTCAAAGCCGATCGTGGCTGCGAAGGGCTGGGTCACGTAGAGCGCGACGACTTCAGCGCCCACGGAACGCGCAAAGCAAATGCCGGCATTGGCGGCTTGGGCCGAGAGCGGAGAACCGTCGGTGGGAATCAGGATCTTCTTGAACATCTTGCCTGCTCCTGTTTGTGAGGTACCTCCATGCTACCGGAAACGCGCCAGGTTCACATCAACCGAACCCGGCGCGCCTTGACGCGCGTCAAGCGCGATCAGCCCAGCTGCTGGGCGGCGGCGAACAGATTGGTGCAGCGGGTGCCGGTGCGGCAGTACGCCAGGACCGGGCCCGGCAGCGTGCGCAGCAGCTCGGCGAAACGCACCACGTCGGCGGCGGTCATGGCGCTGCCGACTACGGGCTGGTATTCGATCTGCAGGCCGGCGGCCAGGGCGGCCTTGGACACGTCCGCGGCGGTGGGCTGGTCCGGGCCGCCTTCAAAATCGGGACGGTTGATGATCACGCTCTTGTAGCCGGCGGCGGCGACGTCCGCCATGTCGTCCGGGCCGAGCTGGGGCGCGACGGCGAAATTCTGGGTCAGGGGTTTGATGGGTGCGGACATGGCGGTTCCTTCAATGGCTTCAAAGAGACAGCTTTCTATTATTGATTGCTGGAGGCGTTTTGCGCGAAGATTTTTTCCAGATCGGTCCAGACGCCGCGATGATCGGCGATCGTGACCGAAAAGCGCAGCATCGTGGACGGCGCCTGGGACGGGGAAAACAGCGTGCCCGGAGCCAGCAGCATGCCGTGGTCGGCCGCCACGCGCGCCAGCGCCTCGGTATCGCGGCCGTAATCGGCCCAGACGAACATGCCGGCGTGCGGCTCGTGGTGCACCGTCAACCCCAGTTTCAGCAACCCTTTCAGGCAGCGCTGGCGGGCGTCGTCCACCCGCAGGCGCACGCGCTCGATGTGGCGGCGGTACTGCCCTTCCATCAGCACCCGGTGGATCACCCGCTCGCCGAGTTCGGGCGAGGTCAGGCCGGCCAGCATCTTCAGGTCGG
The sequence above is drawn from the Achromobacter xylosoxidans genome and encodes:
- a CDS encoding universal stress protein; translation: MFKKILIPTDGSPLSAQAANAGICFARSVGAEVVALYVTQPFAATIGFDGMAAAYAITDEDYEKASAEQADKYLKQITDRADTAGVKSESRAVSNFNVADGIVQAAADAGCDLIFIGSHGRSGLSRLLLGSVTAKVLSLASTAVLVYRVKEEKK
- a CDS encoding TIGR01244 family sulfur transferase, with product MSAPIKPLTQNFAVAPQLGPDDMADVAAAGYKSVIINRPDFEGGPDQPTAADVSKAALAAGLQIEYQPVVGSAMTAADVVRFAELLRTLPGPVLAYCRTGTRCTNLFAAAQQLG